The window cttttcatgcATTCACTTCATAAGCTGCACCTTACTAATCCCACCCCGAACTTCCTCCCACCACCCCCCTCCCCAATGTGCGATCCTACTACCATGATTCCAATCAAGAATACTCGCCCCAGACGGCGTCTCAGAGTTCGTAAACTCAGGTACAAATCGCAGAGGCACCTGCACGCCGCACAGGAAACTGAGCGCAACCAGTTACGCGATAATGGACCTTCCGATTCCAACTCTGATCGCCTGCTACTCTCTCAAAACGAATCTTTTTCCGCGTTCCATTCTCTACTCTACAGTGATATGTCGATTATAGGGCGGAGAAAGGAGATGGAAGATGAAGTGAGTGTGGAATTGGGATTGACGGCGATTAATGATGAGAAGTACAATTTCTTCGCCGTCTATGACGGACACGGTGGCGCTCAGGTCGCGCAGGTGTGCCGTGAACGCTTGCATCGGATTGTGGCTGAGGAGATTGTGGGCTGGGGAGAGATGGATGAGGCGGAGTGGGGAAGGTTGATGGAGAAGTGCTTCCAGAGAATGGACGACGAAGTCAAAAGAGGTGCCGCCGCGATGAAGACCGTCGGCTCGGCGGTGGTTGCGGCGGTGATTGGAAAGGAGGAAGTGGTGGTGGCCAATTGTGGCGATTGTCGAGCCGTTTTGGCTAGGGATGGAATTGCGTTGCCCTTGTCTGACGATCATAAGGTGCATATAATCTCAACACCGGCTCTGTTCACGCttcaaattattcaattaaattcaCTTTAACAATGTCATTCAGGGAATTGAAAACCATACAAATTCAAGAAACTAATTACATTCAAACAACGATTCCATCATGGATCATAACCAATTTTGAGTACACTCATCTTCACTCTTAAATTAACTAGATTCTATAACTGAAGCTCGTGTAGATAATGAATCAATTTCCAAAAATGAGTAGATAAAGATCCTAATGTGAatcccaattttaaaattggtttaagggcttaaaaacaattaatttagcATCTTTTTGTGATGATTATAAGCATATTTGGGTATGATCATTTGATGATGTGCCCTTTCTCTGTCCCTTGATTCTTATTCTGCCCATTGGAAAAATGTATCTAGTTATATACTATGCTGATATTCATAGAACAGAAACTTTTTAGTTGTGCGATTAGCTTTAAGActctttgaaaatttgaataatgttgTACAACTTTTAGCTTATATGAATCCAAATTACGAGTAGCCTGGCAGAGCTGATGAGTTGAAGAGAATTGAATCTGCGGGTGGGAGGGTCATAAACTGGAATGGCTACCGGGTGCTAGGAGTTCTTGCCACTTCAAGATCCATCGGTATGTACAAAACAAAACGCAAATTAGATTTTCTGAATATATGTATGATTGTTTTCTGGACCAATTTATTTACCTTGTTTCCTGCATAAGAGGCACTGTTTTGGTTTAATGGAGATTAGGTTATGGGGAGGTGATCTTCAGAAAGAGAGTTTCGATTCAAATCTAACTTTCAGTCAAAAGAGTCTTAAAGCAATCATAATTGTTAATGAGGATTTGGTTTCTGGCATGTTGATGcaatcaaaatcttttttgtttttcagcaAATTGTTGTTTGCAACATTTGATTCTATAAGCTatgatttcatttcatttcaattctaTTAACGAGGATCAATTATGTTCCCGACATATCTAAATCTAATCTGTGTGGTataatttaatgtaattttcatACATAAGTTAGAAGATAGATATAGAACAATGACTTCTTGCAATCAATTATTTTCTGTTGTATGCTATTGAACGTCTTAGTACTTTTGAAAATCTCTCTGAATCTACGCTTTCAATTTATCTTCTGAGTTCTGCTGCAGGTGATGAATATCTCAAACCATTTGTTATCTCAAAACCAGAAGTGACTGTGACCAAGAGAACTGACAACGATGAGTTTCTCATACTAGGAAGTGATGGTCTATGGGATGTTGTTTCTAATGAAATTGCCTGCAACATAGTGAGGAGATGTTTTGGAGGGAAATTGAAGAGGCTTTCGTTGAAGGTAGAGAACGACAGCCATGTCGCCGAAGCTGCAGCAGTGTTGGCAGAGCACGCGGTGGCTCGCGGAAGCAAGGACAATATCAGTGTAATAGTAGTAGATTTGAGGAAACCAAAACGTTCCTCTCCATGATGCAGCACATATATCTTAATTTCTGCTTGCTGTGCCATCCATAGCATTACCGGAATCCAACGGTTTCGTGGTTCGTGTAGACTTTTTCAACTCGACTCTACTGCAAGCTCGCCATGGATTCATTTTGTCTGTGGGTATAGGTAATTCTATGGTAATCATATGCTGAAAATGGGTGTGGAACCAAGAAGTAACTGCAATGACAATATAACAgctaattcattttctttataatttgttCTTCAATGAATGTATATTGATGATATCTTACATAGAGTGGACTTGCGTTTCTATGTTTGAGAATGTCTAAAAGACAATGTTCTTCTCAACCCGtggattttaagttttatggAATGACATTACTTTGTCTTTTCATGTTATTCTAGTACACAGTAGCCAGTCAAGATTCAGGTTACGAACCCGTTGGGATATCAAGACCAACCAAAATAGAAACAGACTTCACTGAAGAATCAATTTCTCAATGTCTGAGTTGTACCATGTCGAATCAACCAACGTAATCAGTTTCTCAAAGTTCCATcttataaaatcaataaaacaGAGGGTTGGTGTGATACTaagtatgaaaaataaaggcaGAAAGAAGACTAAATCTTATGAAAGTGATTTAAGGTAGTTCCATCCCATTGTAATTCAAATTTCGGACTTATTGAACCGAGGTTCTAAGTATTTGGTTTAAGATAAAAAAGGCGtgacaatttcattttcctaagtttattgattatatacaaaatatattacaacCTAAGCCGGGCACGATTGCTAGCATTCATATTAAGTTCTTGTTTTATTAAGTTCTCAACAAGATATTCATCGTTCGATGATCAAGGTAACATCAATTAGGTGATTTAGTTAGAGTTAAAcatcttttgtttattttatcatCGAGTTTATCGTGGGAGCTATATGTTATGAGTCATATAAGACACGCACAGAGTGAACTCTCACATGCTACAAAAGTTAAACAatcattcaaaacaattatatgAATCTTTCAATCATGGACAGTGATGATACAAGTGAATCAATACTATTGAGATGTCAACTTCAATCAATAATGGCAATGTCaatttcaatcaataaaaGTGCATAAAGAATGAGAACAAGAATAGGagtgaaataatatttagcATAAAGTATTGAAAGTTAACTGAGTACTGCaacaatataactaaaattctCAATGGAATCAAGTtgatgaaataatataaagggagaaaaaggagaaggaaCCTCAGTCCTAGAAATCGTGTAAAAGGTTTCCCTAAAAGAAGTctaaacaaagagaaaaatatgaatatttccaAGAGAATGATGTGCAGTTTGATGATGAGGAAAAAATTGGGTATAGACGCTTCATTCTACCTATTAATTCACTACTAAGTTACTATTCTACTTTTTTCAAGTGTGTTAGTACTTCTTTATGCATACCATAACAAATACCAACACAATTAGATCAAGATTACAAAGGACCCACACTTCTTAGTAAATGGATGATGAAATGAGTAACTAATTAAGttaatcaaaatttggatCATTTAGACtttgattaaattttcaacattatccaaccttttaatttaaatcaatgaatcaaatttaatttattatttaattagtataaaataaaattatcattaaccatttataatcttttcatcttttcaaattttttactttcatttataactaattatttaagattaagttacgTGGAGgttagaatatgaaaaagttatctttttatttatataatttagtttttaaaatttataaatatatattaatgatgagattttaaaattaaggttttgtaatttttaccATCTACAACTATATAAAGAACcttcttcaatattttctataaacatTTGAACTTTCTCTTCTAtttgagtttgttttcttGGTCTTTTTATTCactatgttttgttttgtctaTCACTTCGTTTATATTGATACATATTTTTGTGTTGCAATTGTAATAATATGTTAATACTTTGAATTTAAAGGAAGACTTGAAGACTAATTGAGACTAAGTGAGATCATCTCAATCATTCACTAATGTATTAgtttaactaaattaatatatatatttttttaattttaaaagaaagaaagtatagataatttcaaaagaaagaaaagtctTGACACATGCAACGCATGTATGTGTATTCTAGTTGTGAGGCCTTGATTCAAAAAAATGGAATCCTGTTAAAGAGGAGTCTTACTAGAAAGTTATTTCGGATAAATTTAAGTATGGGGCATTCTGCGAGGAAGGATGCGAGAAGAGAAAAGGCGACAcgaagaaaaatgtttgagTCTAAGTTTTATCATGTAAGGTAAGCAACTCGATAAGAGTTGCTAGCGAGGAAGAAGCATGTGTTGAATGCCAAGAAGCAGAGTTTAGCGgcgaagaaagaaaaggagtcTTATACTCCCAAACACCTTGGCGCAAAGAGGCAGCATCTTGGTGGAAGACGAAGAACGTGAATATCAgactttgtttcatttatgtgaagtaagaaaatgaatgtaaaTGTAATTTGGGAACTCTGTGTAAAGTGTTAAGTCATAATAAATAGAGGAAGTTATTCTTCTTATGCCGGCCATTGTATCTTATCTTTTGTACTTATCGCCTAGAGGCTAAAGTTGTTTAGAGCTTACTTGTTAAGAGCTAGGCGAATGAGCTAAGTTCATGATCAGTTGTTTTTTTGCTGCAAAGTGTTGTGGAGGTCTCTAAGGTTCAAGTAAAGAACTTTGCGAAGAGACTTGTGAAGGAAGTTGTTTCActtatgacaacaaataactgtcatattttatttgatgacaacaaataattgtCATCATTTACTTGTTAACGACAGTTAAAAAAGCATCGTGAATTcgtttattatgacattttttatatgtcAAGGATATACCAATCGtgatcatttttataaaaataaatgtcatccCCTTTCGATATTTAcgacaatttaaaaaatgtcacaaattcatatattatgacaatttttttctgtCAAAGATATGTCAATCGAgacaacttttataaaaacaaatgtcaTTGTTTCACTATTGGCGACAATTACAAAATGTCACGAATTtgtatattatgacatttttccCTGTCAAATATAGGTCAATCgtgaaaattgtttataaaattaaattgtcattgttttaatattgacaacaattacaaaatgtCACGAATAcgtatattatgacattttttccCTGTCGTTCTTCTTGTCGCTGTTCTATTACACTAACCATTTCAATGACAATATTGTTCTAATACATCGCACCCATATGGAAACAAAGAGtcgacactttaatatatatacgctataatacactttgtaatattcgtAGACCCATTAAAAGGTAGTTTacatacaaaaagaataaacattaagattttttggtaCCAACAAGCCTAACATCAGTATATTGAAACCAAGATTTTTCTACCAACCATACAAAAAGTCTTATATCAATCCATTGCTCCATGACGTTGGCTTCACTGCTCCAATAGATTCTTCCAAAACctagtaagaaaacaaaatcacatTTAATACACAGAAGAGAACAACAACCATAGCTTCAATTATAacatttccaatcaagttTTAAACACTTCACAACTACATCAAAAACAATAGTGAGCTTATATGAGAATAACTAGAGTGTCGAAACTTGTAAGTACATAAGCGGCAATTTACAATTTTGCAAAAAATAGGTATATATAATCAAGAGGGCTGGAAACAATAATGTAAACTGTCAAGAGGGCGAGAATGCCCTTAATTTCCCCGTCTCTCTAAATGATTAATCAATTCAAATTGAGGGTTAGAAATTGACCCCATATAAACGGTCCAATTCCAACACCCCTAATTCTCCCCTCTGCCCTAAATTCCTCCCCCTCCCTTCTGCCGTAAAACcaattctacattttttaaatgaagaaatgaatagGTATAGAAAGAAGCATGGTAGAGTTGAAAatacagaaaataaaaaggaagttACAAATACATTGAGGGATGGAAATTGACCTCAATGTAAACTGTCCGATTCCAGCCCCCCGCCCTTAATTCCTCCACCCTCCCCTAACTAAAAAACcaaatctattttattttttaaatgaagaaatgaatagGTATGGAAGCATGGTAGAGTTGAAAatacagaaaataaaaagaaagttacaAATACATTTGAGGGCTGGAAATTGACCTCATGTAAACTGTCCAATTCCAGAACCCCAGGCACAATTGGATatgaaacaacaaaatatattcaaattctgAAATTACAAATAATGCTCTCCTAACTAAAACATAAGTATATCATCTAAATGAAACATAACTTAATTTGCAAACTCAACATGAAACAAGAAGCACAATTCTTCATGAAAAACATGAACTtacagaaaatgaaaaatgaaaaccgAAGTAGattcaaattatcaaattgTAAATAGCGTACCAAGTTAGAATCCTAAACAATTGTACATTCCAAGATCGAAAAACTAATGGGTAGATAGAGAGTCGAATTGCGGCcctgagaaaaaaaaaagaaatgtacaCACATTCATATTTGTCTAAGTTTAGTTCTTAATCAGGAACATATAAATGTGATACGAGAACTATAAACTTACCTATGTGCTTctttagtttgttaaaaaatatggtTTAAACATTTACATATATGTCCTTCCtgttcaacaaaattatatccacaaaaaaaaaatcgacaaaatacttttaagtttacaaaaaaatcttattctAAGCACGATATACGTGCTTAGATAGGAACACTGCCCATTCCGATCTAACTTCACCGATGTTAGCTTGAGAGTATGCACGAGGTAAATTTTTCATATGTGGACAATAAAGTGGTTGAACATGAGtttgattcaaaataaatgatatgatgatattttaaaaattgacgTACTTACGATATCTACAATAGAAGTACTCAATGACAAAATTATGTCATGCATGAACCGCATGACATTATACCCGCACTCTACTACACCTGATTGTTTGGGACACTGTGGATGCATATACAACAATATGCATGTATGTTAAAAGTAATAACTAATTTACAACTATCCCAACGGACAAATTTACATACCTTCACGAcctttcaatttgtttttttttgtacaataTATTGAATGacctacaaaataatatagaattGTTACCTACTTAAAGTAGTTGCAtacagaaaaaataaattaacgaTATAAGTATGTCATACATTTCAAGTATTTCAAAcatatctttttcaatttggttCTTCAAAGGGTCAATCCAAAACGCAGCACCCTTTGTGTGATCTACAATGACCAAACTCCAATGATTGCTACGAATATGTTTCAAACAGTATGACTTCATATTGAACTAGTCGTTTCAAACATGATTGACAGTGAAAAGATCATGATCATGCACTTACCCAGAGTTGTAAGGAAACATAACTGGTTGGTCATACTCTGCTCCAAGCAATCGAGCATTCAACAACTGTGTGCACGATTCTTTGTAGCTAAAAAAACTTACAGATCCGGCATCCAAGAACTTGTATAAATTCAAACTTCTGTCTTCATCCATAATTTGTAAAGGTACCTACAAGTGTAGTGGtaaacaaattcaataaaaaggaaatacaATAAGTGGAaatgcaaaaaatatatatgcttCTTTTACTGAATAATAAGcatattaataacaaatctTATATCATGTACGGGTCGAGACATGTAGTACATGTTGGTTGCATTGATGAGAAATCTCTCAGCAACTTAATCATTACTCAACATTTCCTTCTCACGCCAAAGTCCTCAACAAGCGTGGTTATTTGAATAGGCAACCCCATATGCTCAACTAATCTTACCAAACATCAAAGGGCTACTAGAACACGCTAATATTCTGTGCTTAAGAGTGTGGGCGAATCCTTACTCAAACCCGCAGTCTCCTTGTAACACAAAGATTACAACTAGTGTTAGCATTAATTGATGTATGAAGTAGCAACGCAAGAAGACACATTACCTTCTCATTCCCGGTGATGACAAGATGTCATGGCCACATTAAGTGTGAACCCACTTCCTGTGACATTTTGATGAGTCATTTCTTCGTCGAGATGAGAATTGCACATTCACCATCCAAGACAACATTAATCGACACCTTCATGTTGTCACATACACTGTCTTCTTCTCATTACTTTGTTTCGATTTTGAAGCCGTCGGGGTGTGGAAATACTTTTTCTTCGTGACGTACTTTCCCACTCTCCGAACTATTCTCGATCGATCTTTCTGACTCAATGCTTGGGTTAGTACATTGTCACCACCTGATAAATCACGCGCCTTCTGATTGGATAATAGTTCGTCCTAACAAAGTaggaaaaatggaaattattaGTTGCGCAACAATGCAAAAAATGTTAGTAAACGTATCAATTACTTAGAATAAGATGGACAACGTCCTTCGTCTCTTTGTCTGCAAATTCTTTCTTACAATCCAAACGCGCATGTTTCCACATGACTGATCGATCAATTTGATTAGACGAAGAAGACACACACTATATAAAGAATAGatgttatataatataacaaaaatattaaagaaatagaTCTTTACTACTAGAATAaccaaatatgataaaaatcaACTCTTCAACCAGATTGGCATACCCCTTCCTAGATGTACGGTTGTTGTacttattttcattctttttagttttgttgctttactctttttctttagaaaaaataaaatcaactcAATGCATTTAGCATATGCAGGTAAGAAAGTGTAAACATAGTCTAAGAAATGGTTTGAATATGCATACTGACTTCAAAATCTTCCTTTAAGCGTGAAGCGAAAAATTCAACCCAATGGTCTTCATCGATGAATGAGTACTCAGTTGGTGGATATTTTAACTTCTACATCGTCCTTAAACGGTAGTATACGTCTTTATCAATCTGGACTTAAATCCACGAAAGCATACTCCTGCATTTTGAAGGACACTTTTCTTCGACTTTAGGTCAAGAACAAAGCCAGCCGACAATGTGAAAAATAGATCCGaaatattcaatttgattcactataaattttattatacttaAAATGACTTAGAAGGATTCTTACGTCAATAAGTTCTAAGATCTTCACCATACCAGAACCATACCTTGTAACTTTTATCAATTCCATTGACATACAAATAATACCTAATTGTTGAGACATCCTTAAGTAAACGATTCCCGCAATTCAAACATGGACATCTAATTGAATTAGAACCTTTGGCATGACTTAAACCAAATTGAATGAACCTTTCGACTCCTAAATCATATTCTCTAGACATCATGTTTTTTGTCATCCATGACTTGTCCATTGTGTAACTgcataaaaattgaatcttcTAAATTGGTCTCTAAACAAACCTGGTTACAAAAGAGATGGATAACAACTAAAGGTCCAGTGTTTGTCTAACAACTGTCTAATGTGTCTATTGTGTCATTCAAGTATTTGATGTGTttctaataagaaaaaaaaaaaaagaacaaagagaaaacaaaaccaGTTACATACATTTTTTCAGAATCCGATTTACTACAACAATCATGTTTTTCATTGTAATCTAGACAATGGAATAtgataatttcaaaatcatgaCTACTTCTATGTGTACATACATTTTTTCAcctaaatttgttgtttagaGCCATGAGAGATTCAACATAATGGAATATTATTGTTACCTATAAACTTAAGCACTGTTAtgtgaaggaaaaaagagcAAGTAGAtgaattgaaatagaaatgcATACACCAAATGCACCAGCAGTTTACAGAGTAAATATGATTCTAGGCTGCCACTTGGTTTCAATCATATATAAATCACAAAAGATGCTTACATTTAGTAAACATAGTTCATTGACATACTTATTGTTTTCGATAACCAAATGACATATTTTGCTATCTGTTTAATTGATCCgtgtgaaataaaaaaaaacaattcttaTCTTTAAATTAGTGATATAACTTAATGAAATCTATTAGACTTATCAATGTATTTTCAGTTAGCACCCCTCACAATGCAATACATGAATGACAGTTCAAATAGTAAACTCtaacaaatcacaaaacaagtctccaaaatctaaactaaGTTAACAAATGCAAAGTCTTACTTCTTAAAAATGAACAATGTGGTATTTTGTGGCTCCTTGAATTTCAAACCAAGGAGTTACACATGATATGTCTCCTGACCACCTCATTGCTATAGAGTACACTTGAAGCTAGCAATGAAATTCACCTATGTACTTAATAATTCTTTATTGATATAGAGTAAACTCAATGCTAGCAATGTGATGATTCTATGGGCTCATGAGACCCTTTGTTGCTAAAGTAGAGTCAACACTAGCAACAAAGTAAATATATGCTCACATAGCAGCTATTCCGCAATGCTCAACTTAACTTTAGTTTCTAACACTCCCCCAAATGGCTTTAAACTAACCTATGTATGTCCAAGATACTTATTCAAATCATACTTATAACAAGGTTTTTGCAATACTACCAGCAACCATACATTAACTCCATTCAAGAAATGTTTTAGCTCTTACTTACTCATACTTTAACTAATCTCTTGCTATACTTactcttatttttattaaatcttaaacttCAGCTAACCATTTGCTTAGATTTCAACTTGTAAATAACTGAAATCTCTTACTTTTCGCAATATcttgttttacttttctttactGAAAGCATTCTAGAAAACACTATTTACTTAGTCTtctatttaaactttattttgaaCTTATGCTTGTACAAATCTTTAGACTTTTTTAACTATCTTACTAGTACTTAATTATACTTACTCACAAATTGAACAACTtcacagagagagagagaaatagaaaaggaaCAGACGACTTATCGACAGAGGAGGTGAACACggtttgaaagttgaagagaTTGCAACAGATTGGGACAGACACGTGGTTCACAACTCGAATGAAAGGGGCACGACTTATAGCTGATAGAGGAAAGGGGAGCTTGCTTGTATATATGGATCGTAATTAAAATAAGGAGTAATTTGTTcaagtttgtttttgtgtgTGCAATTGTCATAATAAAATATGCCACCGTAAAGTAAAGTTAAAGCATTAGATAGGGGAGGATCAATCCCAAGTCCcccataattaaatttgtttgtataCTTTATATGAcccatttaattaattaagatatagTGTCGTGATTAGCTAATTCTTTGAAAGTACTTACGAATTAACGTCAAAATTATATGaccatcaaaatcaaattaattgaacgaaaacaatttcatattaaagggaaagaaaacTCTTATACCATGTTACACCAAAATGGtcatatatagtatatatataagttgcataaacaataatatataaagagcacttgcaaaaataacaaaaaaagtcACAAATATCCTCGTTACTAGtatacgtttgatacacctaatactctttgatacactcaATACATTTTGATAAACATATACgtgtcagttgagctaagctcatgttggctAAGATTAACTTTATTGATATGTtgtaacaatatattgttgatatacttgataatgataccttaagttacatcattcatatacttaataatactctaataaacggtataaaatttgaaaaaacaaaaattacgtAGTAActatattaaccaactaatacatataatataagtatatcacaacactgatatgtatatcaattgagacaaagtaaaaccaaaacaaaattaattttaaaaacaaaaaaaatcacgattcaattcaaaatacacctcgaataaagtaaaaaaaaatcaaatgaagttaaattacttcgaccaacaaccattatatttcatattgcaattattgtactattgatattctaaaattaacattaagacagaaagaataaataatttttttagtataaaaataaacaaataataccAACCTGAGCTTAGCTCTGACACATGTATCTTCTTGTggaaattttgtcatatttgtataaatttaaaactatctATATGATATGTTGAGAGTGTGACCTTATTTAATTTCccttatattaatatatatagaaatgtaGGCAGaattgaaatgattaaaaaaaatgaaaaacttactaaaacttttgctatatttaaaaaatggaactTTTCACTATAgcaaaaatatttggaaatacaaatttatatccAATCGACTTTACTGGAAATactacattaattaaaaaatgagtaAGATataatcaactaattaattccttgtataataataattaagcacCCTTTGTTTAAATTGAACTCTAAAGGAATGCTTTGAAACCAAATAATATACTCTTTTCCCAATCCCACATGTGGAAACAGCTTTCATCACTTACcttgttttcaaaatgatttagACTCTCTAAGCTCTAAATCTACCTGTCCACAAAagcacttctttttttcacttcACAAC of the Cucumis sativus cultivar 9930 chromosome 3, Cucumber_9930_V3, whole genome shotgun sequence genome contains:
- the LOC101214188 gene encoding protein phosphatase 2C 51, with the protein product MHSLHKLHLTNPTPNFLPPPPSPMCDPTTMIPIKNTRPRRRLRVRKLRYKSQRHLHAAQETERNQLRDNGPSDSNSDRLLLSQNESFSAFHSLLYSDMSIIGRRKEMEDEVSVELGLTAINDEKYNFFAVYDGHGGAQVAQVCRERLHRIVAEEIVGWGEMDEAEWGRLMEKCFQRMDDEVKRGAAAMKTVGSAVVAAVIGKEEVVVANCGDCRAVLARDGIALPLSDDHKPGRADELKRIESAGGRVINWNGYRVLGVLATSRSIGDEYLKPFVISKPEVTVTKRTDNDEFLILGSDGLWDVVSNEIACNIVRRCFGGKLKRLSLKVENDSHVAEAAAVLAEHAVARGSKDNISVIVVDLRKPKRSSP